A part of Pectinatus sottacetonis genomic DNA contains:
- the xseA gene encoding exodeoxyribonuclease VII large subunit, protein MPVYNVSEINKYINNLISSDHKLSKVMIRGEISNFKLHSSGHCYLTLKDNTTSIKCVVFHRFAQKLRFKPENGMKIIACGSISVYEKDGVYQLYISQIIPDGIGELNLYYEQLKQKLTQEGLFDDENKKTLPLHVKCIGIITSKTGAVLHDIFTVASHRDPTVKLLLFPVSVQGTASAEQIVNALNFFNTHSDLCDVIIIGRGGGSIEDLWSFNDERVVRAIFSSDIPVVSAVGHETDYTLTDFVSDLRAATPSQAAELCVSSRSELLQKIMLLHSNLCSITNKLLSSHHESLNKYVNHIIFRDPNSLFDDKRQQLDKNIIQFNNLISKHLTDKKNILDILREKIFLLDPIAALKRGYSILYKNTNIIKNVKQLEKNDKVKIILSDGKISAIVDDITEGM, encoded by the coding sequence ATGCCTGTTTATAATGTCAGCGAAATAAATAAATATATAAATAATTTAATTTCTTCCGATCATAAATTGAGTAAAGTTATGATTCGCGGTGAAATTTCTAACTTCAAACTTCATTCTTCCGGGCACTGCTATTTAACATTAAAAGACAATACAACTTCCATAAAGTGTGTAGTTTTTCACCGTTTTGCGCAAAAACTTCGTTTCAAGCCCGAAAACGGGATGAAAATAATAGCGTGCGGCAGTATTAGTGTTTATGAAAAAGATGGTGTATACCAACTATATATATCGCAGATTATTCCCGATGGAATAGGTGAACTTAATCTCTACTATGAACAGCTCAAGCAAAAATTAACCCAGGAGGGCCTGTTTGATGATGAGAATAAAAAAACTTTACCACTTCATGTAAAATGTATCGGTATTATAACTTCTAAAACAGGGGCTGTATTACATGATATCTTTACTGTGGCTTCACATCGTGACCCTACGGTTAAGTTACTACTTTTTCCGGTATCAGTCCAGGGAACCGCATCAGCAGAACAAATTGTCAATGCATTAAATTTCTTTAATACTCACAGTGATTTATGTGACGTGATCATAATAGGGCGTGGTGGCGGTTCTATAGAAGATCTTTGGTCTTTCAATGATGAACGCGTCGTAAGAGCTATATTTTCTTCCGATATTCCTGTAGTTTCGGCTGTTGGTCATGAAACTGATTATACTTTAACTGATTTTGTTAGTGACCTGCGAGCTGCGACTCCTTCTCAAGCTGCAGAATTATGTGTTTCATCCCGTTCTGAACTATTGCAGAAAATTATGCTATTACACTCCAATCTATGCAGTATCACAAACAAATTATTATCTAGTCACCATGAATCGCTGAATAAATACGTTAACCATATTATTTTTAGAGATCCAAATAGTCTATTTGATGATAAACGGCAGCAACTTGATAAAAATATCATTCAATTTAATAACCTAATTTCTAAACACTTAACTGACAAAAAAAATATACTAGATATATTAAGAGAAAAAATTTTTTTATTAGATCCTATAGCTGCGTTAAAACGCGGCTACAGCATACTCTATAAAAATACTAATATTATAAAAAATGTAAAACAACTAGAAAAAAATGACAAAGTGAAAATTATCTTATCTGACGGT
- the nusB gene encoding transcription antitermination factor NusB — protein sequence MSRRGARYAALQTLFQLDLNNILDRERAINAVLEITKKLKETDSVYMHKIINGVIDNHLYIDKRISSVSGDWHIDRMPAVDRNILRIAVYELEFGEKDLTPKIIINEAVELAKEFGTDDSSRFINGVLGSIVKK from the coding sequence ATGAGTCGTAGAGGGGCTCGCTATGCAGCTCTACAAACTTTGTTTCAATTGGATTTAAATAACATTCTTGATAGGGAACGTGCTATTAATGCTGTTTTGGAAATTACCAAAAAATTAAAAGAAACTGATTCAGTATATATGCATAAAATAATCAATGGCGTCATTGATAACCATCTTTATATCGATAAAAGAATAAGCTCCGTTTCCGGGGACTGGCACATTGACAGAATGCCAGCAGTAGACAGAAATATTTTACGAATTGCTGTTTATGAACTGGAATTTGGCGAAAAAGATTTAACTCCCAAAATAATAATAAATGAAGCTGTTGAATTAGCAAAAGAATTCGGGACAGATGATTCAAGTCGTTTTATTAATGGTGTTTTAGGTTCAATTGTCAAAAAATAA
- a CDS encoding DUF2273 domain-containing protein: MENFSWKKYIEILWHDHRGCITGFSAGFIISLSILVFGFFKTIFVLFFAGVGLFIGNKIDNDDDLSEIAETILDYIQKLIPPIFRR, encoded by the coding sequence ATGGAAAATTTTTCCTGGAAAAAATATATAGAAATTTTATGGCATGACCATCGCGGCTGTATTACAGGATTTAGTGCAGGTTTTATTATCAGTCTGTCCATTCTTGTCTTTGGTTTTTTTAAAACAATATTTGTTTTGTTTTTTGCCGGTGTAGGTTTGTTCATTGGTAATAAAATAGATAATGATGACGATTTATCTGAAATTGCGGAAACAATTTTGGATTACATACAAAAATTAATTCCGCCAATATTTCGTCGATAA
- the amaP gene encoding alkaline shock response membrane anchor protein AmaP, with protein sequence MGIINRFLLFFYTLFFALLSLGIIVLCSGIISINDVWNNLLFLTNHVETVVAAIFIFLISIELMGNCFSTKKEKELGSEGIIVHGEQGDVKISRNAILELSSKLCYNISGVREAKIKTRFIKKVGHDELITYLKIKLIIGQACDAVNIANEIQKNIKHELSIYMGLSDVSIDITVNSISNASIKKKRVV encoded by the coding sequence ATGGGGATTATTAATAGATTTTTATTATTTTTCTATACATTATTCTTTGCATTATTATCTTTAGGTATTATAGTTCTTTGTTCGGGAATTATTTCTATAAATGATGTATGGAATAATTTGTTGTTTTTAACAAATCATGTTGAAACTGTTGTTGCAGCTATTTTTATCTTTTTGATAAGCATTGAGTTAATGGGAAATTGCTTTTCTACAAAAAAAGAAAAGGAACTGGGCAGCGAAGGAATTATTGTTCATGGTGAACAAGGCGATGTAAAAATTTCCCGTAATGCCATATTAGAACTTTCCAGCAAATTATGTTACAATATTTCTGGTGTCCGTGAGGCAAAAATAAAAACAAGATTTATAAAAAAAGTTGGCCACGATGAATTGATCACCTATTTGAAAATAAAATTAATTATTGGACAAGCGTGTGATGCTGTAAATATTGCCAATGAAATACAAAAAAATATTAAGCATGAATTGTCTATTTATATGGGACTAAGTGATGTTTCTATAGATATAACAGTCAACAGTATTTCTAATGCCAGTATTAAAAAAAAGCGTGTAGTTTAA
- a CDS encoding Asp23/Gls24 family envelope stress response protein — MDTTVDKKDKSSGLGSIRIADEVVSIIAGLAATEVDGIAGMSGGLVGGIAEMLGRKNFSKGVKVEVGEQEAAIDLYLIVKYGVRIPDIALLVQENVKKEIETMTGLRVVEVNIHVQGVGFPPEESREEEVVRVR; from the coding sequence ATGGATACTACTGTAGATAAAAAAGATAAGTCCTCCGGACTTGGTTCTATTCGCATTGCTGATGAAGTTGTTAGTATTATTGCGGGTCTGGCTGCAACAGAAGTGGATGGTATTGCCGGTATGAGCGGCGGCTTAGTTGGTGGTATTGCTGAAATGCTGGGAAGAAAGAACTTTTCTAAAGGCGTTAAGGTCGAAGTAGGTGAACAGGAAGCAGCTATTGATTTATATCTTATTGTTAAATATGGTGTCCGTATCCCCGATATTGCATTGTTAGTACAGGAAAATGTAAAAAAGGAAATTGAAACTATGACCGGATTACGGGTAGTAGAAGTCAATATCCATGTTCAGGGAGTAGGATTTCCTCCAGAAGAATCAAGGGAAGAAGAAGTAGTTCGTGTCCGCTAA
- the thrS gene encoding threonine--tRNA ligase, with translation MITIKLKDGNIREIKEGTTALDFAKTLSNSLAKKILSVKINGVNSDLMTPLNTNCSVDFMTFADKEGRWTFHHSASHVLAQAIKRIYGEKNVQLAIGPAIDNGFYYDIDMKKQLGQSDLDQIQNEMEKIVKENLPIVRSEVSRSSAIKMFTEKGETYKVELINDLPQDSLITLYTQGEFTDLCAGPHLVSTGKIKAIKLQNVTGAYWRGDAKNKMLQRIYGTAFEKKSDLDAYLKMLEEAARRDHRKLGRELDIFSMHEEGPGFPFFHPNGMIIRNELINYWRSVHRRYGYQEIKTPMILNRHLWEQSGHWDHYKENMYFTKIDNEDYAIKPMNCPGGMLVYKTSPHSYRELPLRTAELGLVHRHELSGALHGLMRVRNFTQDDAHIFMLPSQVEEEIQHIIDLFDEVYKTFGLSYHAELSTRPDNSMGTDEVWEKATNALRNALEHRGLKYVVNEGDGAFYGPKIDFHLTDSLGRTWQCGTIQLDMLMPEKFDLTYTGEDGKKHRPVMVHRVVYGSIERFIGILIEHYAGAFPVWLAPIQVKILPVTDSNADYAYALKKKMFDLGLRVEVDDRNEKVGYKMRECQVKKIPYILVVGDKEMTEKTVSVRKHAEKKIKVMAVDDFISMLQKQIQEKA, from the coding sequence ATGATAACTATAAAATTAAAGGATGGTAACATTCGTGAAATAAAGGAAGGAACAACAGCACTTGATTTTGCAAAAACACTAAGCAATAGTTTAGCCAAAAAAATTTTATCTGTAAAAATAAATGGTGTTAATTCCGATCTTATGACTCCTCTTAATACTAATTGTAGTGTTGACTTCATGACATTTGCTGATAAAGAAGGTCGCTGGACTTTTCATCACAGCGCTTCACATGTTCTTGCCCAAGCTATTAAAAGGATTTACGGTGAAAAAAATGTACAGCTGGCTATAGGACCTGCTATAGATAACGGATTTTACTATGACATAGATATGAAAAAACAATTAGGCCAGTCTGACCTTGATCAAATTCAAAATGAAATGGAAAAAATTGTCAAAGAAAATCTACCAATTGTAAGAAGTGAAGTAAGCAGAAGCAGTGCCATAAAAATGTTTACAGAAAAAGGTGAAACCTACAAGGTAGAACTTATCAATGATTTACCACAGGACTCACTTATTACTCTGTATACACAAGGGGAATTCACTGATTTATGTGCCGGACCACATCTCGTTTCCACTGGAAAAATAAAAGCTATAAAACTCCAGAATGTTACCGGTGCATATTGGCGCGGTGATGCAAAGAACAAAATGCTCCAGCGTATATACGGCACTGCATTTGAAAAGAAATCCGATTTAGATGCTTATCTTAAAATGCTCGAAGAAGCTGCCAGACGCGATCACCGCAAATTAGGTAGAGAACTTGACATTTTCAGCATGCATGAAGAAGGTCCTGGTTTTCCATTTTTCCATCCCAATGGTATGATAATTCGAAACGAACTTATAAATTATTGGCGTTCTGTACATCGTCGCTATGGCTACCAGGAAATAAAAACCCCTATGATTTTAAACCGTCATTTATGGGAACAATCTGGGCATTGGGATCATTACAAAGAAAATATGTACTTTACTAAAATTGATAATGAAGATTATGCTATAAAACCGATGAATTGTCCTGGTGGCATGCTGGTATATAAAACTTCACCACATAGCTACCGCGAATTGCCTTTAAGAACAGCAGAACTCGGGCTTGTTCACAGACATGAATTATCAGGTGCCTTGCATGGACTTATGCGCGTACGTAATTTCACCCAGGATGATGCTCACATTTTTATGCTTCCATCACAGGTCGAAGAAGAAATTCAGCATATAATCGATTTATTTGATGAGGTCTATAAGACTTTTGGACTCTCCTACCATGCTGAACTCAGTACCCGTCCTGATAACTCAATGGGAACTGATGAAGTATGGGAAAAGGCTACTAATGCCTTGCGTAATGCGTTGGAACACCGTGGACTAAAATATGTAGTAAATGAAGGTGATGGTGCTTTTTACGGACCTAAAATAGACTTTCATTTAACAGATTCCCTCGGTCGCACTTGGCAGTGTGGGACAATTCAGCTTGATATGCTTATGCCAGAAAAATTTGACCTTACCTATACAGGTGAAGATGGCAAAAAACACCGTCCTGTTATGGTTCACCGTGTTGTTTATGGCAGCATAGAACGGTTTATTGGTATCCTTATTGAACATTATGCCGGAGCTTTTCCGGTTTGGCTTGCTCCTATTCAGGTAAAAATACTTCCTGTCACCGATAGTAATGCTGATTATGCTTATGCACTAAAGAAAAAAATGTTTGATCTTGGCCTGCGTGTTGAAGTTGATGACCGTAATGAAAAAGTTGGCTACAAAATGCGTGAATGTCAAGTGAAAAAAATTCCTTATATCTTAGTTGTCGGTGATAAAGAAATGACAGAAAAAACTGTATCAGTTAGAAAACATGCAGAAAAAAAGATAAAAGTAATGGCTGTTGATGATTTCATCAGCATGCTGCAAAAACAAATACAAGAAAAAGCATAA
- a CDS encoding aspartate-semialdehyde dehydrogenase yields the protein MNKYNVAILGATGAVGQEFLNLIEERNFPFAKLKLLASKRSAGKEITFMNKKYIVEETTNDSFKNIQIALFAGGSASKTFAPAAVKAGAVVIDNSSAFRMDTEVPLIIPEVNPEFIKTHKGIIANPNCSTIIMVMALKPLYDKVKIKRIVVSTYQAVSGGGKEAMAELEQQVNDIAAGKTIIPQILPGASMPKHYQIAFNLIPQIDIFKDNLYTKEEMKMINETHKILNDDSIGITATTVRVPVYRSHAESVNIEFTDELSVETAKNLLANFPGVTVQDNPADMKYPMPLMTSGKNDVYVGRIRKDFSIENGLNLWVVGDQIRKGAALNALQIAEYMVKNNMIK from the coding sequence ATGAACAAATACAATGTAGCTATTTTAGGTGCCACTGGTGCTGTGGGACAGGAATTCCTTAATTTAATAGAAGAACGAAATTTTCCTTTTGCTAAACTAAAACTATTAGCTTCTAAGCGTTCTGCTGGCAAAGAAATTACTTTTATGAATAAAAAATATATTGTGGAAGAAACAACAAATGATTCTTTTAAAAATATACAGATTGCTTTATTTGCCGGTGGTTCAGCCAGTAAAACTTTTGCTCCGGCAGCCGTTAAGGCTGGAGCCGTTGTTATTGATAATTCTAGTGCTTTCCGTATGGACACTGAAGTCCCACTTATTATTCCCGAAGTAAATCCCGAATTTATCAAAACCCATAAAGGTATCATTGCTAATCCCAATTGTTCGACAATAATAATGGTAATGGCTTTAAAACCACTTTATGATAAAGTTAAAATTAAGCGCATAGTCGTATCAACTTACCAGGCTGTTTCCGGCGGTGGTAAAGAAGCCATGGCTGAACTCGAACAGCAGGTCAATGATATAGCCGCAGGGAAAACAATTATTCCCCAAATATTGCCGGGTGCCTCTATGCCTAAACATTATCAGATTGCTTTTAATTTAATACCTCAAATTGATATATTTAAAGATAATCTTTATACAAAAGAAGAAATGAAAATGATAAACGAAACCCATAAAATTCTAAATGATGATTCAATAGGTATAACAGCAACCACTGTACGTGTTCCTGTATATAGGAGCCACGCTGAGTCAGTAAATATCGAATTTACTGATGAGCTGAGCGTAGAAACTGCCAAAAATTTGTTGGCAAATTTTCCTGGCGTAACAGTTCAAGATAATCCTGCTGATATGAAATATCCTATGCCGCTTATGACATCTGGAAAAAATGATGTCTATGTTGGACGCATAAGAAAAGATTTTTCTATTGAGAATGGGCTCAATTTATGGGTAGTAGGTGATCAAATTAGAAAAGGTGCTGCTTTAAATGCATTGCAAATAGCTGAATATATGGTAAAAAACAATATGATAAAATAA
- the dapB gene encoding 4-hydroxy-tetrahydrodipicolinate reductase — translation MIKVIVNGACGKMGRTVLSSVINDVELELVGAIDIKGGIDIGDLTGTAKTGLLVSNNLQNTIDSVRPDVMVDFTRPDTVFANACTALKNHVRPVIGTTGLSDAEKDKLNKLALENDTPAFIAANFAIGAVLMMMMAKKAAKYMSNVEIIELHHDHKLDAPSGTAITTAEMISEVRKPMKQGAPQEKEKLPGARGAQINGIPIHSVRLPGYVAHQEVIFGGLGQTLTIRHDSIDRSSFMPGVMLACKKVMHLKGLVRNLDKIL, via the coding sequence TTGATCAAAGTCATAGTAAATGGCGCCTGCGGTAAAATGGGCCGTACGGTACTTAGCTCAGTTATCAACGATGTAGAATTAGAATTAGTCGGTGCCATAGATATAAAGGGTGGTATAGATATAGGCGATTTAACAGGAACTGCTAAAACAGGACTGTTAGTCAGCAACAATTTACAAAATACTATTGATTCAGTAAGGCCTGATGTCATGGTAGATTTCACCAGACCGGATACCGTATTTGCCAATGCCTGTACAGCCTTGAAAAATCACGTTCGGCCGGTAATAGGTACTACCGGATTATCTGATGCAGAAAAAGACAAATTAAACAAATTAGCCTTGGAAAACGATACACCAGCTTTTATAGCCGCCAATTTTGCTATTGGTGCCGTTTTGATGATGATGATGGCAAAAAAAGCCGCAAAGTATATGTCAAATGTTGAAATTATCGAACTTCACCATGATCATAAGCTTGATGCACCATCCGGAACAGCCATAACAACAGCTGAAATGATAAGTGAAGTGCGTAAGCCGATGAAGCAGGGAGCTCCCCAGGAAAAAGAAAAACTCCCAGGCGCTCGCGGGGCCCAGATAAATGGTATTCCAATCCATAGTGTACGCCTTCCCGGCTATGTTGCTCATCAAGAAGTTATTTTTGGTGGATTAGGACAGACTTTGACCATACGCCACGACTCCATAGACCGCAGTTCTTTTATGCCTGGGGTCATGCTAGCTTGTAAAAAAGTAATGCACTTAAAAGGTTTAGTAAGGAATCTAGATAAAATATTGTAA
- a CDS encoding TVP38/TMEM64 family protein, translating into MKSEKKVKIAGYLLLLILIGGIQIADPTFYSNFFHVLISGDMKEITAYINSFGTLAIFFGFMLVLLVNIVGLPSIFAITANGLLFGPVIGIIISWLAETIGVIIGFWLMRTILRPSAEKLIKKSSKLTKIDDFSGKNGFKVMFIFRSLPYFPSGLLTALGAISRISLKDYSLASFLGKIPATILEVMIGHDIFTYQQNLKRLTIIIVITIIIYGGIWLINKKNISNKN; encoded by the coding sequence TTGAAATCAGAAAAAAAAGTAAAAATTGCCGGATATCTGTTATTACTTATTTTAATAGGTGGCATACAAATTGCTGATCCTACATTTTACAGCAATTTCTTTCATGTCCTTATCAGCGGTGACATGAAAGAAATAACCGCCTATATTAATTCATTTGGAACACTGGCTATTTTTTTTGGTTTTATGTTAGTTTTGCTTGTGAATATAGTTGGTCTTCCATCTATCTTTGCTATAACAGCCAATGGTTTATTATTTGGTCCTGTTATAGGGATTATAATTTCTTGGTTGGCCGAAACAATCGGTGTAATAATTGGGTTCTGGCTCATGCGTACTATTCTCCGTCCTTCGGCCGAAAAACTGATAAAGAAAAGTTCTAAGCTGACTAAGATAGATGATTTTAGCGGTAAAAATGGTTTTAAAGTCATGTTTATCTTCAGGTCTTTGCCATATTTTCCTTCTGGCTTATTAACTGCCCTAGGAGCAATAAGCAGAATCAGTTTAAAAGATTACTCTTTAGCAAGTTTCCTTGGCAAAATTCCTGCTACAATTCTAGAAGTAATGATAGGACATGATATTTTTACATATCAGCAAAACTTAAAACGTCTTACTATTATTATAGTCATTACAATTATTATCTATGGAGGTATTTGGCTTATAAATAAAAAAAACATTAGTAATAAAAATTAA
- a CDS encoding Bax inhibitor-1/YccA family protein: MSNPVMRILKKESDSITFGETATLSGSIKKSIGLIALTIAAAVMAARFFANTDLAVMGMGIGFIGGFILAMVTCFKPVIAEYTAPGYAVFEGMALGIISYQFEQLYFGISAIAVGITFTIMILMLVFWRTGIIKVTDRLRSAIISMTVAVAIFYIINLVVSFFGVNLLPNTGILGIGISFIIAGIASLNLLIDFDNIERSVAQGLPKYMEYFTAFGLLVTLVWLYVEILRLTAMILSMFNDN, from the coding sequence ATGTCTAATCCTGTTATGCGTATATTAAAGAAGGAATCTGACTCAATAACTTTTGGTGAAACAGCAACTTTATCCGGTTCTATAAAAAAAAGCATTGGTCTTATTGCACTAACAATAGCAGCAGCCGTTATGGCAGCGCGTTTTTTTGCCAATACTGATTTAGCAGTCATGGGAATGGGAATCGGGTTTATTGGTGGTTTTATTTTGGCAATGGTAACATGTTTTAAACCGGTTATAGCTGAATATACAGCGCCTGGTTATGCTGTGTTTGAAGGTATGGCTCTTGGTATTATTTCATATCAGTTTGAGCAGCTGTATTTTGGTATATCCGCTATTGCGGTTGGTATTACATTTACCATAATGATATTAATGCTTGTATTTTGGCGTACTGGCATTATAAAAGTGACAGATCGGTTGCGTTCTGCCATTATAAGTATGACAGTAGCGGTTGCTATATTTTACATTATAAATCTTGTAGTTTCCTTTTTCGGTGTTAATTTATTACCCAATACAGGGATATTAGGAATCGGTATATCATTTATAATTGCTGGAATTGCTTCATTAAATCTGCTTATTGATTTTGATAATATAGAAAGATCAGTAGCGCAGGGACTGCCTAAATATATGGAATACTTCACAGCCTTTGGTTTGTTGGTGACATTAGTGTGGCTTTACGTTGAAATACTTCGCTTAACAGCAATGATATTGTCGATGTTTAATGATAACTAA
- a CDS encoding ABC transporter ATP-binding protein, which produces MSEIILENITKAYDSKTNVVEKLNLTIPDKGFTVLVGPSGCGKSTILRMIAGLEPITAGRLYFDKKVMNNISPQKRNIAMVFQNYALYPTMTVKENIEFGLINRKVEKAERTIRIKEVAETVGLGDFLRRYPSELSGGQRQRVAVARAMVKKPDVFLMDEPLSNLDARLRNQMRTELIDLHNKLDATFIYVTHDQVEAMSMASKIVLINNGVIQQESSPENIYSQPKNIFTAQFIGVPAMNILNCDSFSGDRVFPQDASYMGFRPSKVKLEKNQKGDLCFHGTIVTHEYFGSEIVYRLKTNQGVIAFKTFLTQIIPMNKEVSIYVEESDCHFFDREKNRINNCG; this is translated from the coding sequence TTGTCTGAAATTATTTTAGAAAATATTACTAAAGCATATGATTCAAAAACAAATGTTGTTGAAAAATTAAATCTTACGATACCTGACAAAGGGTTTACTGTTCTTGTCGGTCCGTCAGGCTGTGGAAAATCAACAATACTACGAATGATAGCTGGTTTGGAGCCAATTACTGCGGGCAGACTTTACTTCGACAAAAAAGTAATGAATAATATTTCACCACAGAAAAGAAATATTGCTATGGTTTTTCAAAATTATGCATTATATCCCACGATGACTGTTAAGGAAAATATTGAATTTGGTCTTATAAACCGTAAAGTAGAAAAAGCAGAGAGAACAATACGGATAAAGGAAGTGGCTGAAACTGTGGGTTTGGGAGATTTTTTGCGGCGGTATCCCAGCGAGTTATCTGGAGGACAAAGACAGAGAGTGGCTGTAGCCCGTGCTATGGTAAAAAAACCAGATGTGTTTTTGATGGATGAGCCATTATCCAACTTGGATGCACGATTACGCAACCAAATGCGCACAGAACTTATTGATCTGCATAATAAGCTAGATGCGACCTTTATTTATGTTACGCATGACCAGGTTGAGGCGATGTCCATGGCCTCAAAAATAGTGCTTATTAATAATGGTGTTATCCAGCAGGAGTCTTCACCTGAGAATATTTATAGCCAGCCTAAAAATATTTTTACGGCACAATTTATTGGTGTACCGGCAATGAATATATTAAACTGTGACTCATTTTCTGGGGATAGAGTTTTTCCTCAAGATGCGAGTTATATGGGATTCAGACCGTCAAAGGTAAAGTTGGAAAAAAATCAAAAAGGCGATTTATGTTTTCATGGCACTATTGTTACACATGAATATTTTGGCAGTGAAATTGTTTATAGATTAAAGACAAATCAGGGAGTTATAGCTTTTAAAACGTTTTTAACGCAAATCATACCGATGAATAAGGAGGTTAGCATATATGTCGAAGAATCAGACTGCCACTTTTTTGACAGAGAAAAAAACCGCATCAATAATTGTGGCTGA
- a CDS encoding carbohydrate ABC transporter permease, which yields MSKNQTATFLTEKKTASIIVADEFTFMKIKPYLFIAPALLVFIIFNIYPLFSMINLSFYRWNLISPNVIFAGLGNYLSLFADPVFYKVLKNTGIYTVCTVGFSILFAMLLAVYLNNKSKVSIFLQSIIFLPYVVSLASVAFLWMWMMNSDLGLLNYIFSFVGIDKIDWLGNPHIAMFSLSLISIWKTVGYNTLIILAAMQVIPPYLYEAAALDNASVYKTFTKITFPMISPTLFFLVIVDIIASFKVFETIQIITRGGPQNATNTLVYYIYEQGFHFYKIGEASTIAVVLLVIIGLFTILYFKSLANKIHYC from the coding sequence ATGTCGAAGAATCAGACTGCCACTTTTTTGACAGAGAAAAAAACCGCATCAATAATTGTGGCTGATGAGTTCACGTTTATGAAAATAAAGCCATATTTATTTATTGCTCCAGCACTACTTGTATTTATTATATTTAATATATATCCTTTATTTTCTATGATAAATTTATCATTTTATAGGTGGAATCTTATATCACCTAATGTGATTTTTGCAGGATTAGGCAACTATCTGAGTTTGTTTGCTGATCCGGTATTTTACAAGGTGTTGAAGAATACCGGAATATATACTGTATGCACTGTAGGATTTTCCATACTTTTCGCGATGCTGCTGGCTGTTTATTTAAATAATAAAAGTAAGGTAAGCATTTTTTTACAAAGTATCATTTTTTTGCCATATGTTGTTTCACTAGCCTCGGTAGCTTTTTTATGGATGTGGATGATGAATAGTGATTTGGGATTGCTGAATTATATATTTTCCTTTGTAGGAATTGATAAGATAGATTGGCTGGGGAATCCTCATATTGCCATGTTTTCGCTGTCATTAATATCAATCTGGAAAACAGTAGGATATAATACGTTGATAATCCTGGCAGCAATGCAGGTTATCCCACCATATTTGTACGAAGCAGCAGCGCTTGATAATGCTTCTGTTTATAAAACATTTACTAAAATAACTTTTCCTATGATATCACCCACACTGTTTTTTTTAGTAATCGTTGATATTATTGCATCTTTTAAGGTGTTTGAAACGATCCAGATTATTACGCGCGGCGGTCCGCAGAATGCGACAAATACGCTTGTTTATTATATTTATGAGCAGGGATTCCACTTTTATAAAATAGGTGAAGCTTCTACTATTGCTGTCGTGCTACTCGTAATAATAGGGTTGTTTACTATACTCTACTTCAAGTCACTTGCCAATAAAATACATTATTGCTGA